CAGACCATTGATAACCCCGGGCAGCCTCCAAATCCTGCTCTAACTGGTCATCCTGACCGCCTTTTTTAATGAAGTAACTGGTCCAGTTCACACCCGGTTCTGCTCCCAAATATTCATGCTCAACCATACGGCACCAGGCCGGCAGATCCTCAGCCACGCTCCGTTCACGGCTGCGCACCTCCAGCACCTGCCCTGGTGCCAAAGGGTCCATGTTCTTTTTGATGATTAACAAGAGGCCCGAACCGCAGTCCAAATCTCCTCCATCACACATGGCGTCTGCTTTCATAATCATAGCTGCCCCTCCTAATATGTGATGCAAGCGGCTCCCTGGGATAAGAATTCAACCAATTTGGCTCCCCCGACGATTGTCGCTCCTTCGACCAACTTGTCTTCATCGAGATGACGCTTCTTAAAACAAGGACTGCACACCCAAATCTTTCCTCCTGCTTCAATAAACTGATCCATCAGCTCTTTGAGCGGTGCAAAACCTTCTTCGTGAATATCTTCAGCCCGGCCTTGTTCAGCCAAGTAAGCACCTTCCACATTGAGAAAGACAACCGTTTCCTGTCCGGACGCAACCGAAGCATTG
The DNA window shown above is from Caldalkalibacillus uzonensis and carries:
- a CDS encoding DsrE family protein, whose amino-acid sequence is MSKKLVVSVTHAHNDPDKATVAFVVANASVASGQETVVFLNVEGAYLAEQGRAEDIHEEGFAPLKELMDQFIEAGGKIWVCSPCFKKRHLDEDKLVEGATIVGGAKLVEFLSQGAACITY